A stretch of Bordetella genomosp. 13 DNA encodes these proteins:
- a CDS encoding glycosyltransferase family 2 protein, translated as MNRILVSVVVMTKNEEKNIDKCLRALVDFDEVFVVDSDSTDRTVEMARGLGARVVPFRWNRQYPKKKQWCLENLPFSHDVVLYVDADEVMTPAVAQEIHACLPRFAQGAGGAFVGFDYVFCGKLLSHGHRAYKLALLHRGRARFLDYDDLNVANMWEVEGHYQPQVVGETFALRNRMVHEDHDTLYHYFDKHNRYSDWEANLRVRGLMNDPREANTGSRAFLKRVFAMLPFKGLTIFVHSYLLRFGFLDGKAGLDYAIARAGYYWQIGLKARELRAAMQADELAAEGAATRDAS; from the coding sequence ATGAATCGCATTCTGGTATCCGTGGTCGTGATGACGAAGAACGAGGAGAAAAACATCGACAAGTGCCTGCGGGCGCTGGTCGACTTCGATGAAGTGTTCGTGGTGGACTCCGACAGCACCGACCGCACGGTGGAGATGGCACGCGGTCTGGGGGCGCGGGTCGTGCCGTTCCGCTGGAACCGCCAGTACCCCAAGAAGAAGCAGTGGTGCCTGGAGAACCTGCCGTTCTCGCACGACGTGGTGCTTTACGTCGATGCCGACGAGGTGATGACGCCCGCGGTGGCGCAGGAAATCCACGCCTGCCTGCCCCGCTTCGCGCAGGGAGCGGGCGGCGCCTTCGTGGGCTTCGACTACGTGTTCTGCGGCAAGTTGCTCAGTCATGGCCACCGCGCCTACAAGCTGGCGCTGCTGCATCGCGGGCGGGCCAGGTTCCTGGACTACGACGACCTGAACGTGGCGAACATGTGGGAGGTAGAGGGCCATTACCAGCCGCAGGTGGTCGGCGAGACGTTCGCGCTGCGCAACCGCATGGTGCACGAAGACCACGACACGCTCTATCACTACTTCGACAAGCACAACCGCTATTCCGACTGGGAAGCCAACCTGCGCGTGCGAGGCCTGATGAACGATCCGCGCGAAGCCAACACCGGCTCGCGCGCTTTCCTGAAGCGGGTATTCGCCATGCTGCCCTTCAAGGGCCTGACGATCTTCGTGCACAGCTACCTGCTGCGGTTCGGCTTCCTCGATGGCAAGGCCGGCCTGGACTATGCCATCGCAAGAGCCGGGTACTACTGGCAGATCGGCCTGAAGGCGCGGGAACTGCGCGCCGCCATGCAGG
- a CDS encoding glycosyltransferase — MMLESLPGYGLSTSIFCARAVDNELQPARATVRRGVARKLSGPAMYALAPWILWRLMAEIRRGRPAVVCSHGLFCNLLVAAARVLMPGAFRSVAFEHNSPRAHYQTTEHGWLKRLLLRLGYGMHDSVIGVSRGVVADLVEMVPSLRQKCRHIYNGVDLNRVRSQAREAFAARADDGLVHVVAVGRLVQGKGFETLIGAAGLLDDPGISITIIGEGPHRGQLEAQIAQQQPRSPVRLAGYAANPFPEVAAADIFVSTSERESFGIVLVEALCLGVPVVATNCPTGPAEILDDGRFGELVPVGNAGAVARAIASLARDPVRRRQLSTLGPRRAADFALDRHCKELVNLFEPLVRRQAPDRAGART; from the coding sequence ATGATGCTCGAGTCGCTGCCCGGCTATGGCCTGTCGACGTCGATCTTCTGTGCCCGGGCGGTCGACAACGAACTGCAGCCCGCGCGGGCGACCGTCAGGCGCGGCGTGGCGCGCAAGCTCAGCGGACCGGCCATGTATGCGCTGGCTCCCTGGATACTGTGGCGGCTGATGGCCGAGATCCGCCGCGGCAGGCCGGCGGTGGTGTGCTCGCACGGCCTGTTCTGCAATCTGCTGGTCGCGGCCGCCCGCGTGCTGATGCCGGGCGCCTTCCGGTCCGTGGCCTTCGAGCACAACAGTCCCCGCGCGCATTACCAGACCACCGAGCATGGGTGGCTCAAGCGCTTGCTGCTGCGCCTGGGCTACGGCATGCACGACAGCGTGATCGGCGTGTCGCGCGGGGTCGTGGCGGACCTCGTCGAGATGGTGCCGTCGCTGCGCCAGAAATGCCGGCACATCTACAACGGCGTAGACCTGAACAGGGTGCGCAGCCAGGCTCGCGAGGCGTTCGCCGCCCGGGCGGATGACGGCCTGGTGCACGTCGTCGCGGTGGGACGCCTGGTGCAGGGCAAGGGCTTCGAGACCTTGATCGGCGCGGCCGGCCTGCTGGATGACCCGGGCATATCCATCACCATCATCGGGGAGGGGCCGCATCGCGGGCAGCTCGAGGCCCAGATCGCGCAGCAGCAGCCGCGCAGCCCGGTGCGCCTGGCGGGGTATGCCGCCAACCCATTCCCCGAGGTAGCCGCCGCGGACATCTTCGTGTCCACGTCCGAACGGGAGAGCTTCGGCATCGTGCTGGTCGAGGCGCTGTGCCTGGGCGTGCCGGTGGTGGCGACGAACTGTCCCACCGGGCCGGCGGAGATCCTGGACGACGGGCGTTTCGGCGAACTGGTGCCGGTGGGCAATGCCGGCGCCGTGGCGCGCGCCATCGCCTCGCTGGCGCGGGATCCCGTGCGCCGGCGCCAGCTGTCAACCCTCGGCCCCCGGCGCGCCGCGGATTTCGCGCTCGATCGCCATTGCAAAGAGCTGGTCAACCTTTTCGAACCGTTGGTGCGGCGCCAGGCGCCGGACCGAGCAGGAGCCCGTACATGA
- a CDS encoding O-antigen ligase family protein encodes MQARYRHISTLPLLCLFVFSALALSNEGLTLAVGGFKLSAFDVVFVAIVFVKCLRLADPAAYTLPPARVTLLMSLNVLATGYLLFMSASPAPGILGGDVARDLRIVFYFLATPYLCYKDIDSPAAYRSLQWTIVASGVAVSVQMLVQQVIGFSLVEPVRDPNLGIWALPMAVVSILYFREQLRLTPRTAYLLIMFLVMALVFSLNRSQYLQLAITLALAVLLGGGTGILRRVFLMFAPAILAGLVVFHAIGYLDVLSQRVLTVEALDEDSSYGARVQEYEGQMKLFREKPMLGHGAGLRSWVMGEEGFELSTFSHNSWSFYLMKFGIVGTVVIMGPCLLLLLMSLGRRYGDPALETHRRYLLACVPVYVLIDSMSAGLAYAPKTAFTGFLLCYCLSLLRNYSPPAAIVASPALRTAGPPRPVPARASAWPPARAAGMATPRPAPRKVSFPRLPHHG; translated from the coding sequence ATGCAAGCCCGCTATCGGCACATCTCCACGTTGCCCCTGCTGTGTCTCTTCGTCTTCAGCGCCCTGGCGTTGAGCAACGAAGGCCTGACTCTCGCGGTGGGAGGATTCAAGCTGTCCGCCTTCGACGTGGTGTTCGTCGCCATCGTGTTCGTGAAGTGCCTCAGGCTGGCCGACCCGGCCGCCTACACGCTGCCTCCGGCGCGCGTCACGCTGCTGATGAGCCTGAACGTACTGGCCACCGGCTATCTCCTGTTCATGTCGGCGTCGCCCGCGCCCGGCATCCTGGGCGGCGACGTCGCGCGCGACCTGCGCATCGTCTTCTACTTCCTGGCCACGCCCTACCTTTGCTACAAGGACATCGACAGCCCCGCCGCCTACCGCAGCCTGCAGTGGACCATTGTCGCCAGCGGCGTCGCCGTGTCCGTGCAGATGCTGGTCCAGCAGGTCATCGGCTTCAGCCTGGTCGAGCCGGTGCGAGATCCCAACCTGGGCATCTGGGCGCTGCCCATGGCGGTCGTCTCGATCCTGTACTTCCGCGAGCAGCTCCGCCTTACGCCGCGCACGGCTTACCTGCTGATCATGTTCCTGGTCATGGCGCTCGTGTTCTCGCTGAATCGCAGCCAATACCTGCAGCTGGCCATCACGCTCGCCCTCGCGGTGCTGCTGGGCGGCGGCACGGGCATCCTGCGGCGCGTCTTCCTGATGTTCGCTCCCGCCATCCTGGCCGGCCTGGTCGTCTTCCACGCCATCGGCTACCTGGACGTGCTGTCGCAGCGGGTGCTGACCGTGGAGGCCCTGGACGAGGACTCCAGCTACGGCGCGCGCGTGCAGGAGTACGAGGGGCAGATGAAGCTGTTCCGCGAGAAGCCGATGCTGGGCCATGGCGCCGGGCTGCGCAGCTGGGTGATGGGCGAGGAAGGGTTCGAGCTCAGCACCTTCTCGCACAATTCGTGGAGCTTCTACCTGATGAAGTTCGGCATCGTGGGCACCGTCGTCATCATGGGGCCGTGCCTGTTGCTGCTGCTGATGTCGCTGGGCCGCCGCTACGGCGACCCGGCCCTCGAGACGCACCGGCGCTACCTGCTCGCCTGCGTGCCGGTGTACGTGTTGATCGACTCCATGTCGGCGGGCCTGGCCTATGCGCCGAAGACCGCATTCACGGGGTTCCTGCTGTGCTATTGCCTGTCGCTGCTGCGCAATTACAGCCCGCCGGCCGCGATCGTGGCCTCCCCTGCGCTGCGGACGGCTGGGCCGCCCCGGCCGGTCCCGGCCCGGGCATCCGCGTGGCCCCCCGCGCGCGCGGCGGGGATGGCGACGCCCCGGCCGGCGCCCCGCAAAGTCTCGTTCCCCAGGCTGCCTCATCATGGTTGA
- a CDS encoding glycosyltransferase family 2 protein → MVADFVSRLQVPAPPAEKLPKLTVVTPSYNQARFLERTILSVLNQGYPDLEYIIMDGGSTDGSVEIIRKYEAHLAHWESTRDRGQSHAINKGFEMATGEYLAWQNSDDLYCPGALVKLGRAALRERSATLISGNMYIADSENRIFRQVSYTPMSRADLTAICASIPNQVAIFRRDALLRHGLLDEGMRYCMDLELWSRLLRDGPNVVVPEARGVYTAHAETKTSTMLDVLDSERDVIIDGILAEGEGGGRLFGLSCRAGKVATHARQGDYDYLMEKLVHKLAGRDHWHAY, encoded by the coding sequence ATGGTGGCCGACTTCGTCAGCCGCCTGCAGGTGCCCGCGCCGCCCGCCGAGAAGCTGCCCAAGCTGACGGTGGTGACGCCGTCGTACAACCAGGCGCGCTTTCTGGAGCGCACCATCCTGTCGGTGCTGAACCAGGGCTATCCCGACCTGGAGTACATCATCATGGATGGCGGATCGACCGACGGCAGCGTCGAGATCATCCGAAAGTACGAGGCCCATCTGGCGCATTGGGAGAGCACGCGGGACCGCGGGCAGTCGCATGCCATCAACAAGGGCTTCGAGATGGCCACCGGCGAGTACTTAGCCTGGCAGAACTCGGATGACCTGTATTGCCCGGGGGCCCTGGTCAAGCTGGGCCGCGCGGCCTTGCGCGAAAGAAGCGCCACGCTCATCAGCGGGAACATGTACATCGCCGACTCGGAGAACAGGATCTTCCGGCAGGTGTCGTACACGCCGATGAGCCGCGCCGACCTGACCGCGATCTGCGCATCGATCCCCAATCAGGTGGCGATCTTCCGCCGCGACGCCTTGCTGCGGCACGGCCTGCTGGACGAGGGGATGCGCTACTGCATGGACCTGGAGCTGTGGAGCCGGCTGCTGCGTGACGGCCCCAACGTGGTCGTGCCCGAGGCCCGCGGCGTATACACCGCGCATGCCGAGACCAAGACCTCGACGATGCTGGACGTGCTGGACAGCGAGCGCGACGTGATCATCGACGGCATTCTCGCCGAAGGCGAGGGCGGCGGCCGGCTGTTCGGCCTGTCGTGCCGGGCGGGCAAGGTGGCCACGCATGCGCGCCAGGGCGATTACGACTACCTGATGGAAAAGCTGGTGCACAAGCTTGCCGGCCGCGACCACTGGCACGCTTACTGA
- a CDS encoding lipopolysaccharide biosynthesis protein: protein MRKYVAGNASFWGLMEYGLGPVVALAATPVLLRQLGTVGFGQFAMIMALAGFGNVANLGAAVTGTKLVSERVDEPGGAMRGAGVGLALIACALAAVALLALAGWATVSVGWPQATFGGIPVATLALPALAVYLGQQMDQLFTGLLKGREAFATTAMCEVGGRLFAYSASCCVALLTHSATLACLALAGGVLTTGLVKMHVFARREGHVLVRPLWDRAAMGAAFRFSRWSWLNSLSAVAFGSVDRILVGSLLGPAALAIYAVGAQVGQMIHTLSVAVFQKTMPRVSRLAAQAEGLRAVGAEVRRQMTANMILSVAGTAVALAVSGPLLALLVGAGQGAEHLGTFRLLIVAAGLLSLNAVAHFSLLGMGNGRAVAVLNGLGGVAMIAVLFALVAPVGEHAAGWARIAYSITTLGGIYLALKQSRPQGLVRPFPVTR, encoded by the coding sequence ATGCGAAAGTACGTCGCCGGCAATGCCTCGTTCTGGGGCCTGATGGAGTATGGCCTGGGGCCGGTGGTGGCCCTGGCCGCCACGCCCGTGCTGCTGCGCCAGCTCGGCACCGTGGGGTTCGGCCAGTTCGCCATGATCATGGCCCTGGCCGGCTTCGGCAACGTCGCCAATCTGGGCGCCGCGGTCACGGGCACCAAGCTGGTCTCCGAGCGCGTGGACGAACCCGGCGGGGCCATGCGCGGCGCCGGCGTCGGCCTGGCCCTGATCGCGTGCGCGCTGGCGGCCGTCGCGCTGCTGGCGCTGGCGGGATGGGCCACGGTGTCGGTGGGCTGGCCGCAGGCGACGTTCGGCGGCATTCCCGTCGCCACCCTGGCGCTGCCCGCGCTGGCGGTGTACCTGGGCCAGCAGATGGACCAGCTGTTCACCGGCCTGCTCAAGGGCCGCGAGGCCTTCGCCACGACGGCGATGTGCGAGGTCGGCGGCAGGCTGTTCGCCTACTCGGCCAGCTGCTGCGTGGCGTTGCTGACCCATTCCGCCACCCTGGCATGTCTTGCCCTGGCGGGCGGGGTGCTGACGACCGGCCTGGTCAAGATGCACGTCTTCGCGCGGCGCGAGGGCCATGTCCTGGTGCGGCCGCTGTGGGACCGGGCCGCCATGGGCGCGGCGTTCCGGTTCTCGCGCTGGTCCTGGCTGAACAGCCTGAGCGCGGTCGCCTTCGGTTCGGTAGACCGCATCCTGGTGGGGTCGTTGCTGGGGCCCGCCGCGCTGGCCATCTATGCCGTGGGCGCCCAGGTAGGCCAGATGATCCATACGCTGTCCGTGGCCGTGTTCCAGAAAACCATGCCGCGCGTCAGCCGGCTCGCCGCGCAGGCGGAAGGCCTGCGTGCGGTCGGCGCCGAGGTGCGTCGCCAGATGACTGCCAACATGATCCTGTCGGTGGCGGGCACGGCCGTGGCGCTGGCCGTCAGCGGTCCCCTGCTAGCTCTGCTGGTGGGAGCGGGGCAGGGCGCGGAGCATCTGGGCACGTTCCGCCTGCTCATCGTGGCCGCGGGCCTGCTGTCGCTGAACGCAGTGGCGCATTTCTCTCTGCTGGGCATGGGCAACGGCAGAGCCGTGGCGGTGTTGAACGGTCTGGGCGGGGTGGCGATGATCGCCGTGCTGTTCGCGCTGGTGGCGCCCGTGGGCGAGCACGCCGCCGGCTGGGCGCGCATCGCCTATTCCATCACCACGCTGGGCGGCATCTACCTGGCGTTGAAGCAGTCGCGGCCCCAGGGGCTCGTCCGTCCTTTTCCCGTAACACGGTAA
- the fcl gene encoding GDP-L-fucose synthase yields the protein MADLAKRVYVAGHRGMVGSAIVRELQRCGYRHIITRRHDELDLEDQAQVERFFRTQPIDTVYLAAAKVGGILANDTYPVDFLYRNLMIECNVIQAAFAAGVRHLLFLGSSCIYPRLAPQPMREDALLTGPLEPTNEAYAIAKIAGLKLCEAYTRQYGAHYVCAMPTNLYGPNDNYDLHSSHVLPALIRKFHEAREHGRSHVTIWGSGRPRREFLHVDDLARACVLLMETSSARGVYNVGVGRDVSISELAALVADVVGFKGELAYDASKPDGTPRKLLDVSRMEKLGWQAGIGLRQGIAATYGDYLRRVAAQALPLT from the coding sequence ATGGCGGATCTCGCAAAGCGAGTCTACGTCGCTGGGCATCGCGGCATGGTCGGATCGGCGATCGTGCGCGAGCTGCAGCGGTGCGGGTACCGGCACATCATCACCCGCCGGCACGATGAACTCGACCTGGAAGACCAGGCCCAGGTCGAGCGCTTCTTCCGCACGCAGCCCATCGACACGGTGTACCTGGCGGCGGCCAAGGTAGGCGGCATCCTGGCCAACGACACCTATCCCGTCGACTTTCTTTATCGCAACCTGATGATCGAATGCAACGTGATCCAGGCGGCGTTCGCGGCGGGGGTGAGGCATCTGTTGTTCCTCGGGTCGTCCTGCATCTACCCGCGGCTCGCGCCCCAGCCCATGCGCGAGGATGCCTTGCTGACCGGTCCGCTGGAACCGACCAACGAAGCGTACGCCATCGCCAAGATCGCCGGGTTGAAGCTTTGCGAGGCCTATACGCGCCAGTATGGCGCGCACTACGTCTGCGCCATGCCGACGAATCTGTACGGCCCCAACGACAACTACGACCTGCACAGCAGCCACGTGCTGCCGGCCCTGATCCGCAAGTTCCACGAAGCGCGCGAGCACGGCCGCTCGCACGTGACCATCTGGGGCTCGGGGCGGCCGCGCCGCGAGTTCCTGCACGTGGACGATCTCGCCCGCGCCTGCGTCCTGCTGATGGAAACCAGCAGCGCGCGCGGCGTCTACAACGTCGGCGTGGGGCGGGACGTGTCCATCAGCGAGCTGGCGGCGCTGGTGGCCGACGTGGTCGGATTCAAGGGCGAGCTTGCGTACGACGCCAGCAAGCCCGACGGCACCCCGCGCAAGCTGCTGGACGTCAGCCGCATGGAAAAGCTGGGCTGGCAGGCGGGCATCGGTCTGCGGCAGGGCATCGCCGCGACGTACGGCGACTATCTGCGGCGCGTCGCGGCGCAGGCGTTGCCGCTGACCTGA
- the gmd gene encoding GDP-mannose 4,6-dehydratase — MPKRALITGITGQDGAYLAEFLLAKNYEVHGIKRRASMFNTARIDHLYQDPHDNPRSLVLHHGDMTDACSLIRIVQAVQPDEIYNLAAQSHVGVSFEEPEYTANADALGTLRLLEAIRILKMEDRTRLYQASTSELYGMVREVPQRETTPFYPRSPYAAAKLYAYWICVNYREAYGMYACNGILFNHESPRRGETFVTRKITRGLARIAMGLETCLHLGNLSARRDWGHARDYVEMQWLMLQQDKPEDFVIATGMQYSVRDFINLAARSLGILLAWEGEGVHETATVLISPAYEAVKPGQVIVRVDPRYFRPTEVETLLGDPSKAREKLGWTPRTTFDQLVREMVAADLKDAQRDALVEQNGYEVYAYKE; from the coding sequence ATGCCAAAACGGGCACTGATCACGGGTATCACCGGTCAGGACGGAGCCTACCTCGCCGAGTTCCTGCTCGCCAAGAACTACGAGGTGCATGGCATCAAGCGCCGCGCCTCCATGTTCAATACGGCGCGCATCGACCATCTGTACCAGGATCCGCACGACAATCCGCGCAGCCTGGTCCTGCACCACGGCGACATGACCGACGCCTGCAGCCTGATCCGCATCGTGCAGGCGGTTCAGCCCGACGAGATCTACAACCTGGCCGCCCAGAGCCACGTGGGCGTGTCGTTCGAAGAGCCGGAATACACCGCCAACGCGGATGCGCTGGGCACGCTGCGCCTGCTCGAGGCCATCCGCATCCTGAAGATGGAAGACCGTACGCGCCTCTACCAGGCATCCACGTCGGAGCTCTACGGCATGGTGCGCGAGGTGCCGCAGCGCGAGACCACGCCTTTCTATCCGCGCAGCCCCTACGCCGCGGCGAAGCTGTATGCGTACTGGATCTGCGTGAACTACCGCGAGGCCTACGGCATGTACGCCTGCAACGGCATCCTGTTCAACCACGAGTCGCCGCGGCGCGGAGAGACCTTCGTCACGCGCAAGATCACGCGGGGCCTGGCCCGCATCGCGATGGGCCTGGAGACCTGCCTGCACCTGGGCAACCTCTCGGCGCGGCGCGACTGGGGCCACGCGCGCGACTATGTCGAGATGCAGTGGCTGATGCTGCAGCAGGACAAGCCCGAGGACTTCGTCATCGCCACCGGCATGCAGTACAGCGTGCGCGACTTCATCAATCTGGCGGCGCGCTCGCTGGGCATCCTGCTGGCGTGGGAGGGCGAGGGCGTGCACGAGACCGCGACGGTGCTGATCAGCCCGGCCTACGAGGCGGTGAAGCCGGGCCAGGTGATCGTGCGCGTGGATCCGCGCTACTTCAGGCCGACGGAAGTGGAGACGCTGCTGGGCGATCCGTCGAAGGCTCGCGAGAAGCTGGGGTGGACGCCGCGCACCACCTTCGACCAGCTGGTCCGCGAGATGGTGGCGGCCGACCTGAAGGACGCGCAGCGCGATGCCCTGGTCGAGCAGAACGGCTACGAAGTGTACGCCTACAAGGAGTAA